Within the Terriglobales bacterium genome, the region ACGCCGGCTTCCGCGCAGGCGGCGGCCTGGGCGAAACTGAAAAGAAGCGTCAGGTTACAGTGGATGCCTTCTTCCTCCAGCTCAGCTGCTGCCTGAATTCCTTCCCATGTGCTGGCAATCTTGATGAGGATGCGCTCGCGCGACACGCCCTTCTTCTCATACAGCGAGATGAGTCTGCGTGCTTTGGCAACCGTCTCAGGAGATTCGAAGCTCAAACGGGCCGCGACCTCAGTCGAGACTCGGCCAGGGATTACTTTGAGAATCTCGTATCCAAACAGAACAAAAAGTTGATCTATGAACTCCCCCGCCATTTCGGAGTGGTCGCCGCCGTGCTCCAGCGCCAGGTCCGTGGCTTCTTCCACAAAGTGCTTGTAAACAGGCATCTGAGCGGCGTGATAAAGAAGCGAAGGGTTGGTAGTCGCATCTTGTGGGCGGTGACGGGCAATGGCCTCGATATCCCCCGTATCCGCTACAACCGTGGTGTATTGTTTTAGCGAATCCAGTAGCGTCATTGTTGTCTCTCCCTCTTAAGGATACCTGTAAGTCGGACGGTGTGGCCAGCCTCTGTCCCGGGAACCAGCTGCTAATGACACTATACTAAGTGGCAACGCACGTCTCCGAATGAGGAGAAACTTCAATGAGCGCGACTATGGATCGCGTGCATCAAATAAGGACGACTGCACTACTTCTCCAGAGTGTCGATAATTGTTGTACGACTACGGTTGTATTTCGCAAGATGTACTGAAACGTTATGCCGGTGGTCTCAATTACGCGCTTGCGGGTACGTTCCTGGCGGTATCTTCTACCATTTGTCTTCTACGCCCTGCGCGCTTACCGGCAGGCCAAAAATTCCCAAGGCAACCTGGCTGTGTCCTTGCTTCGTGAGGCTGACCGTACGTTCTGGACCCGCACTGTCTGGACAACAGATTCCGCAATGAAGGATTTCATGTTAGCTGGCGCGCATCGGCAGGTGATGCGAAAGCTCCTCGAGTGGTGCGACGAAGCCGCTCTGATCCATTGGGATCAGGAAAGCGACCGCGAGCCTGACTGGGACGAAGCCCATCAAAGGCTGCAGGCAGGAGGGCGACGCTCGAAGGTGAACCACCCATCTCCTGCTCACGAGAGCTTCCAAATCCGGCCACCGGTATATCAGCGCGCCAGTCAAACCTGAGACACGGACCATTGCCGGATTCACCGGCGATAAAGCCATCCGAAAACTCCCGCCGCCACGATGAGCCAAGAGGAATTGATTCGGAAGGTCAACAACAGCACTGCGCTGACGATTGCAATGACGAGGGTTGGAACGTCGATGATCGCTGCCCGTCCAAGCTGCCAGGCTACTACTCCCATTAAGGCGAGCGATCCCACTACCACTCCGTCCAGCATGGAGGAAGCAATCTTGGATCGGCGGATCCTCGAGATGAGAAATCCGCTAATCGCGACGAAGATGAAAGCGGGTGCAAAGATTCCCACCGTGGCAGCGATCGCACCCGGAGCTCCTCCGATGACGTAGCCGATGAAGGTGGCGGTTGTGAACACCGGCCCCGGGGTTATTTGGCCCACCGCGACCGAATCCAGCAACTGTCTCTCGGTCAGCCAATGCAGACGGTCGACGAGATCCGCTCGAAGAAACGCCAACAGAACATACCCGCTCCCGAAGAGCACGGCACCGATCTTTGCGAATACCAGAAACAGTCGCCACAGTCCGAACGGAGCTGCAGCTGTGGCAAAGCCGCCGAGAACGCGTGCCGGGCTTATTTGGGCGAAGAGAAACGATGCAACGCGCCCTCGAGTCCTCAGTTCCCGATAAGTAATGGGTGCCGCTGCCAAGCCGGCAGCGATGACGAGCGTGAGGATCTCGTGAACACGCGTCGCATACAAAACTGCAGCAACAATCGCCACGGCAGCGAGCCACTTCGTTCTTGCTGCGGTTCGTCCGAGCTTCCAGAAGGCCTGCACCACGATGGCGATGACCACCGGCTTCAATGCGTAGAGCACCCCGTTTACTTGCGGCAGGGTGCCATATCGCACATACGCCCAGGCAATTGCGCCAACCATGATGGCAGCCGGAAGGATGAAGGTGCACCCCGCAACCAGCAGACCCGGCCAGCCCCGTTTCTCGTAGCCGATGAAGATGGCCATCTCAGTCGAGCTCGGCCCAGGGAGCAGGTTGGCCGCTGCAAGACGATCCAGAAACTGCTCTCGGGTTAGCCATCGGCGGCGCGAGACGAACTCGTCCTCCATCATTGCAATGTGAGCCGCCGGCCCGCCGAAGGCGATGGTTCCCAGTTTCAGAAACGCCAGGGCCACTGACTTCAGTGACACCTCTCCCACCGTCTGAGCGAGGGACGGACGTGTGACGGGAAGGGGTTCACTCATCCAGCGCTCCCGTGAGGAGCGATGTATTTGAGGATGCTCTGTGTTAAGAAGGTTAGCCCGACCGCAAGGCGAACAAACAGAATGGAACGCGATTGGCAGGCTGGACGAATCACTCTTGAACACAACGGCTGATGGCTCTCGTGCATGGCTTCACCGCGCTGCAAGGATTGTATTACAATCGAATACCGATAACGAATTTCGTTATGACACATTCAACCGTAGCGGATCAGGGCCTCTACTCAGGGCTTATACGGCTGCACATTCTGCACCACGCAGCTGAGGAACCCATCTTTGGTCTGGGCATGATTGAAGAACTGGCGCGTCACGGCTACCGCTTGAGCCCGGGAACCCTTTATCCAATCGTCCACGGGCTGGAGAAAAAGGGGCTGCTCCGCTCGAAAAGACGGCGCGTTAATGGCA harbors:
- the chrA gene encoding chromate efflux transporter — protein: MSEPLPVTRPSLAQTVGEVSLKSVALAFLKLGTIAFGGPAAHIAMMEDEFVSRRRWLTREQFLDRLAAANLLPGPSSTEMAIFIGYEKRGWPGLLVAGCTFILPAAIMVGAIAWAYVRYGTLPQVNGVLYALKPVVIAIVVQAFWKLGRTAARTKWLAAVAIVAAVLYATRVHEILTLVIAAGLAAAPITYRELRTRGRVASFLFAQISPARVLGGFATAAAPFGLWRLFLVFAKIGAVLFGSGYVLLAFLRADLVDRLHWLTERQLLDSVAVGQITPGPVFTTATFIGYVIGGAPGAIAATVGIFAPAFIFVAISGFLISRIRRSKIASSMLDGVVVGSLALMGVVAWQLGRAAIIDVPTLVIAIVSAVLLLTFRINSSWLIVAAGVFGWLYRR
- a CDS encoding DUF3291 domain-containing protein, whose protein sequence is MPVVSITRLRVRSWRYLLPFVFYALRAYRQAKNSQGNLAVSLLREADRTFWTRTVWTTDSAMKDFMLAGAHRQVMRKLLEWCDEAALIHWDQESDREPDWDEAHQRLQAGGRRSKVNHPSPAHESFQIRPPVYQRASQT
- a CDS encoding PadR family transcriptional regulator, producing MTHSTVADQGLYSGLIRLHILHHAAEEPIFGLGMIEELARHGYRLSPGTLYPIVHGLEKKGLLRSKRRRVNGKIRRVYSATPRGQKALRTAKQKVRELFGELFER
- the tal gene encoding transaldolase, with the translated sequence MTLLDSLKQYTTVVADTGDIEAIARHRPQDATTNPSLLYHAAQMPVYKHFVEEATDLALEHGGDHSEMAGEFIDQLFVLFGYEILKVIPGRVSTEVAARLSFESPETVAKARRLISLYEKKGVSRERILIKIASTWEGIQAAAELEEEGIHCNLTLLFSFAQAAACAEAGVTLISPFVGRIYDWYKKEQGGKEIDPDQDPGVASVTRIYDYYKKYGYKTQVMGASFRNVNQIVRLAGSDLLTISPELLDQLEKTEGVLQRRLDPATAHASKDERLHLTEAGFRWMHNEDAMATEKLAEGIRKFNADAQKLEEYALSQVAEKVG